In the Flavobacterium acetivorans genome, one interval contains:
- a CDS encoding GNAT family N-acetyltransferase, which translates to MLVYYFLPYTAQNRPAIYMKELYVNDKYRGQKIGEQLMNAVKEEARINNCGVIKWTVAPWNEGGKKFYERLGAKENSEWINYEWSV; encoded by the coding sequence ATGTTAGTGTATTATTTTCTTCCGTACACAGCACAGAACCGACCTGCAATTTATATGAAAGAACTTTATGTAAATGACAAGTACAGAGGGCAAAAAATTGGCGAACAGTTGATGAATGCTGTAAAGGAAGAAGCACGAATTAATAACTGTGGAGTAATAAAATGGACAGTTGCGCCTTGGAACGAGGGTGGAAAAAAGTTCTATGAACGTCTGGGAGCAAAAGAAAATAGCGAGTGGATTAATTATGAATGGAGTGTTTAA
- a CDS encoding efflux RND transporter periplasmic adaptor subunit yields the protein MKIITKTTFRLSGLCLKILLLGLFFLGFTSCNNKEETKESSSLEPLAYTLYTENSELFVEFKPLIVGETSKFAAHFTVLGENFKALTDAKITVSLIVGDKGIKNSVDAPSSPGIFRLALSPKIAGTGTLVFDIISKDFTDKITIENVVVYADEKAALAKQAPHSESTDISFLKEQAWKVDFANQAIKKQTFNDVIKTSGQILSAPGDEMIVTAKASGVVVFSGKNTIVGSAVNSGNSLFTITGADMTESNIDASVKDAKANYLQAKADYERSKLLVADKIVSEKDHQQVKLQFDNARNAYNTVSKNYSSKGQNVLSPMSGFVKNVLVTEGQFVPSGTPLATISKNKKLLVQANVSQNYFSRLSSITSANFKTPQSEIVYNTAALNGRIISYGKSASAATPFIPVTFEIDNEGQLVSGSIVEIYLKSSAIADALVVPVSALIEEQGVFYVYVQTGGESFQKREVKLGASDGLNVQVIEGVSENERVVTKGGYQIKLSSASGALPAHGHEH from the coding sequence ATGAAAATAATTACGAAAACGACATTTCGCCTTTCAGGCTTGTGTCTAAAAATATTGCTCCTAGGTTTATTTTTTCTAGGATTTACTAGTTGCAACAACAAAGAAGAAACTAAAGAAAGTTCTTCATTAGAACCATTAGCTTATACCCTTTATACTGAAAATTCGGAACTATTCGTTGAGTTTAAACCTTTGATTGTAGGTGAAACTTCAAAGTTTGCGGCTCATTTTACAGTTTTGGGTGAAAACTTCAAAGCCTTGACTGATGCCAAAATTACTGTCAGTTTAATTGTAGGTGATAAAGGCATTAAAAATTCAGTTGATGCTCCTAGTTCTCCTGGAATATTTCGTTTGGCTTTAAGTCCAAAAATAGCAGGGACTGGAACACTGGTTTTTGATATTATTAGTAAAGATTTTACCGATAAAATTACGATTGAAAATGTGGTAGTTTATGCTGATGAAAAGGCTGCATTAGCCAAACAAGCTCCACACTCAGAAAGTACAGATATTTCTTTTCTAAAAGAGCAAGCCTGGAAAGTGGATTTTGCTAATCAAGCTATTAAAAAACAAACGTTCAATGATGTCATTAAAACAAGTGGTCAAATTCTTTCTGCTCCCGGTGATGAAATGATTGTTACTGCTAAAGCAAGTGGTGTAGTTGTTTTTTCTGGTAAAAATACCATTGTGGGTTCTGCTGTAAATTCAGGCAACTCACTTTTCACAATAACTGGAGCTGATATGACTGAAAGTAATATCGATGCTTCTGTGAAAGATGCTAAAGCCAATTATTTACAAGCTAAGGCAGATTATGAGCGTTCTAAATTATTAGTGGCTGATAAAATTGTTTCTGAAAAAGACCATCAACAAGTAAAATTACAATTTGATAACGCGAGAAATGCCTATAACACTGTTTCTAAAAATTATAGTTCTAAAGGTCAAAACGTGTTATCTCCAATGTCGGGGTTTGTTAAAAATGTATTGGTAACCGAAGGACAATTTGTACCCTCCGGAACACCATTAGCAACCATTTCAAAAAACAAGAAATTGCTTGTGCAAGCCAATGTTTCTCAAAACTATTTTAGCAGATTATCAAGCATTACTTCTGCTAATTTTAAAACGCCCCAAAGTGAGATTGTTTATAATACTGCTGCGCTGAACGGAAGAATTATTTCTTATGGAAAAAGTGCTTCCGCTGCCACTCCCTTTATCCCTGTTACTTTTGAAATTGACAATGAAGGTCAACTGGTTTCGGGTTCGATAGTTGAAATTTATCTTAAATCTTCTGCTATTGCAGATGCTTTGGTAGTTCCTGTTTCTGCCCTAATTGAAGAACAAGGTGTATTCTATGTTTACGTGCAAACCGGTGGCGAAAGTTTCCAAAAAAGAGAAGTGAAATTAGGTGCCAGTGATGGCTTGAATGTACAAGTTATTGAAGGTGTTTCAGAAAATGAAAGAGTGGTTACCAAAGGTGGTTATCAAATCAAATTATCAAGTGCATCGGGTGCATTGCCTGCTCACGGACATGAACATTAG
- a CDS encoding efflux RND transporter permease subunit, with translation MLNKIIKFSLKNRFFVVIASVLLLIFGSVVASKMEVDVFPDLTAPTVVVLTEAHGMAPEEVEKLVTFPIETAVNGATNVRRVRSSSSAGISIVWVEFEWDTDIYKARQIVNEKITAVAEKLPQGVGNPTMGPQSSIMGEIMLVSVTADKTSQIDLRSIADWTIRPRLLATGGVSQVIVIGGEYKQYQILASPQKMNYYNVSLNELLKASEEANGNSSGGFMNEYNNEYIVKGIGRTNEIEALGKSVIKMQNGNPIKIEDVAEIKIGASLKIGDGSLNGKPAVIMTVMKQPSTNTLELTETIDASIADIQKNLPKDVHINTKIFRQADFINASISNIQKTLLEGTAFVIIILFLFLMNWRATFISLLAIPISLIVAILTLKWLGFTINTMSLGGMAIAIGDLVDDAIIDVENVFKRLKENALKPKAEQKDKLTVIFDGSFEIRSSVINATFIIIVAFLPLFFLSGMEGKLLAPLGIAFIVALFASLIVSITLTPVLASYLLTNDKMLLKQHKESWLVERLQKMYSNALNRAMEMKKTVLVIAGGLFLVSLLVMSQLGRSFLPEFNEGSLVISAVSLPGISLEESNKIGTQVEKALLSVPEIKITTRRTGRAELDEHAQGVNAAEIDAPFTLDERNREEFMADVREKLAGVSGANITIGQPIGHRIDHMLSGTRANIAIKIFGNDLNKLFTLSNEIKNEIQNVEGLVDLSVEQQVEIPQIQIKAKRDVLNQYGITIGQFNEFVDVAFAGEKVSEIYEGNKTFDLMLRFDDANKGKIENIKNAMIDTHDGKKIPLYYVADIVSTSGPNTINRENVQRKTVVSANVSGRDQKSVVADIQKIINDKVKLPEEYHIEYGGQFEAEAEASKTLVLTSLISLLVIFLILYQEFKKVKTASIILLNLPLALIGGVFSIYFTSGILSIPAIIGFITLFGVATRNGILLVSHYETLEKEGLSLYKTVIQGSKDRLSPILMTALTAGLALIPLAIASDLPGNEIQSPMAKVILGGLLTSTLLNIFIVPIVYYLSNRKKATNEK, from the coding sequence ATGTTAAATAAAATAATTAAATTTTCACTAAAAAATAGATTTTTTGTAGTGATAGCATCGGTTTTATTACTGATTTTCGGTAGTGTTGTCGCTTCTAAAATGGAAGTTGATGTGTTCCCTGATTTGACAGCTCCAACGGTTGTTGTACTTACTGAAGCTCATGGTATGGCACCGGAAGAAGTAGAAAAACTGGTTACTTTTCCGATTGAAACTGCTGTAAACGGCGCAACTAATGTAAGACGTGTTCGTTCTTCCTCTTCCGCAGGTATTTCTATTGTGTGGGTTGAATTTGAATGGGACACTGATATTTACAAAGCACGACAAATTGTAAATGAGAAAATTACTGCCGTAGCAGAAAAATTACCGCAAGGTGTTGGAAATCCAACAATGGGCCCACAATCTTCTATCATGGGCGAAATTATGTTAGTCAGTGTAACTGCCGACAAAACTTCCCAAATTGATTTAAGAAGCATTGCCGACTGGACTATAAGACCCAGATTATTAGCCACTGGAGGGGTATCGCAAGTTATTGTGATTGGTGGAGAATACAAGCAATATCAAATATTGGCTTCCCCTCAAAAAATGAATTACTACAATGTTTCACTCAATGAATTATTAAAAGCCAGTGAAGAAGCCAATGGCAATTCGTCAGGTGGATTTATGAACGAATATAATAATGAGTATATCGTTAAAGGAATTGGTAGAACCAACGAAATTGAAGCTTTAGGCAAATCTGTAATTAAAATGCAGAATGGTAATCCCATCAAAATTGAAGATGTTGCGGAAATAAAAATTGGTGCTTCTTTAAAAATTGGTGATGGCTCCTTGAATGGGAAACCTGCTGTAATTATGACAGTAATGAAGCAACCTTCAACCAATACTTTGGAACTTACCGAAACTATTGATGCTTCGATTGCTGATATTCAAAAGAACTTGCCCAAAGATGTTCATATTAATACTAAAATTTTCCGTCAGGCCGATTTTATTAATGCTTCCATCAGTAACATTCAGAAAACTTTATTGGAAGGAACTGCTTTTGTAATCATCATTTTGTTTTTATTCCTGATGAATTGGAGAGCTACATTTATATCCTTATTGGCAATACCTATTTCATTAATTGTTGCAATACTTACTTTAAAATGGCTAGGTTTTACTATCAATACCATGAGTTTAGGAGGTATGGCTATTGCTATTGGTGATTTGGTGGATGACGCCATTATTGATGTGGAAAATGTTTTTAAACGACTTAAAGAAAATGCATTAAAACCCAAAGCGGAACAAAAAGACAAACTAACGGTTATTTTTGATGGTTCGTTTGAAATTAGAAGTTCGGTTATTAACGCCACTTTTATTATTATAGTTGCTTTTTTACCGTTGTTCTTTTTATCAGGAATGGAAGGCAAATTATTAGCTCCGCTTGGCATCGCTTTTATTGTAGCGTTGTTTGCTTCTTTAATCGTTTCTATTACACTTACGCCTGTATTAGCAAGTTACTTATTGACTAATGACAAAATGCTTTTAAAACAGCATAAAGAAAGTTGGTTGGTGGAACGCCTGCAAAAAATGTATTCCAATGCTTTAAATCGGGCCATGGAAATGAAAAAAACAGTACTTGTAATTGCGGGGGGATTATTTTTGGTTTCCCTGTTAGTAATGAGCCAATTGGGAAGGAGCTTTTTACCCGAATTTAACGAAGGTTCGTTGGTAATTAGTGCTGTTAGTTTACCCGGAATCTCGTTAGAGGAAAGTAACAAAATAGGCACACAAGTAGAAAAAGCATTACTATCTGTACCCGAAATTAAAATCACCACCCGTAGAACAGGAAGAGCCGAACTTGATGAACACGCACAAGGCGTAAATGCTGCCGAAATTGATGCTCCTTTCACTTTAGACGAAAGAAATCGGGAAGAATTTATGGCAGATGTTCGTGAAAAACTGGCGGGGGTTTCAGGAGCCAATATTACTATTGGTCAACCGATAGGTCACCGAATAGACCACATGTTATCAGGAACACGAGCCAATATTGCCATCAAAATTTTTGGTAACGATTTGAATAAGTTATTTACGCTTTCCAATGAAATCAAAAATGAAATCCAGAATGTGGAAGGATTGGTAGATTTAAGTGTCGAACAACAAGTCGAAATTCCGCAAATTCAAATAAAAGCCAAACGAGATGTTTTGAACCAATATGGAATTACTATTGGTCAGTTTAATGAATTTGTTGATGTAGCATTTGCTGGTGAAAAAGTATCTGAAATTTATGAAGGCAACAAAACTTTTGATTTGATGCTTCGTTTTGATGATGCCAACAAAGGCAAAATCGAGAACATTAAAAACGCTATGATTGATACGCATGATGGCAAAAAAATTCCATTGTATTATGTGGCAGACATCGTCAGCACTTCTGGACCAAATACGATCAATCGTGAGAATGTACAACGTAAAACAGTGGTTTCTGCCAATGTATCGGGTCGTGACCAAAAAAGTGTAGTGGCTGATATTCAGAAAATCATTAACGATAAAGTAAAATTACCCGAAGAATATCATATTGAGTATGGCGGACAATTTGAAGCCGAAGCTGAAGCTTCAAAAACTTTGGTTTTAACTTCACTTATTTCGTTATTGGTTATATTCTTAATTCTGTATCAGGAATTTAAAAAAGTAAAAACTGCTTCTATTATTTTGTTGAACTTACCATTAGCTTTGATTGGTGGTGTATTCAGTATTTATTTTACCAGTGGTATTTTGAGTATTCCAGCCATTATTGGTTTCATCACACTTTTTGGTGTTGCCACTCGTAATGGAATTCTATTAGTTTCTCATTATGAAACTTTAGAGAAAGAAGGTTTATCGCTTTATAAAACGGTTATCCAAGGTTCAAAAGACCGATTAAGTCCTATATTGATGACTGCCTTAACCGCTGGATTGGCATTGATTCCTTTAGCTATTGCTAGTGATTTACCGGGGAATGAAATTCAAAGTCCAATGGCGAAAGTTATTTTAGGAGGTCTGTTGACTTCCACATTATTGAACATTTTTATTGTCCCAATAGTGTATTATTTATCTAATCGAAAAAAAGCAACAAATGAAAAATAG
- a CDS encoding chloramphenicol acetyltransferase, with translation MNEIDLEKWNRKEHFEFFSKMASPYFGIITEIDCSNAYKKTKENGQSFFSYYLHKSMLAVNSIEELRLRIIDNKVIEFDQINAGFTVGRKDGTFGFAFANFSNDFEAFNAEVQEEIQAVQNSTGLRLNDDDVKKDLIRHSTIPWTSFTGLLHPTNFDRTESVPKITFGKFNIREGKKYLPISIEAHHGLVDGLHLAKYLEEFQKQLNKES, from the coding sequence ATGAATGAAATTGACTTAGAAAAATGGAATAGAAAGGAACACTTCGAATTTTTCTCAAAAATGGCAAGTCCATATTTTGGAATTATTACTGAGATAGATTGTAGTAATGCTTACAAGAAAACTAAAGAAAACGGACAATCATTCTTTTCATATTATCTTCACAAATCTATGTTAGCAGTAAATTCAATTGAAGAATTGAGACTAAGAATCATAGATAACAAAGTTATAGAATTTGATCAGATAAATGCTGGTTTTACAGTTGGAAGAAAAGATGGAACTTTTGGTTTTGCATTTGCCAATTTTTCGAATGATTTTGAAGCTTTTAATGCTGAAGTTCAAGAAGAAATTCAAGCCGTACAGAATTCAACTGGATTGCGGTTAAACGATGATGATGTAAAAAAAGATTTAATTCGTCATTCTACAATTCCCTGGACTTCGTTTACAGGACTTTTGCATCCAACTAATTTTGATAGAACAGAATCTGTTCCAAAAATAACATTTGGAAAATTTAATATTCGTGAAGGAAAAAAATATTTGCCAATATCAATCGAAGCTCATCACGGATTAGTAGATGGTTTGCACCTTGCTAAATATTTAGAAGAGTTTCAAAAGCAACTTAATAAGGAGTCTTAA
- a CDS encoding TolC family protein → MKNRLLLFLALFFFGLGYSQSNMDAVLAEIAKNNKTIQANTQYWSAQKVQYQTGNSLYNPTVEYDYLKGSPANAGNQTDIVVTQSFDFPTVYGKKKQLAKQQILQADLYLQAANQELLLEAKMICIELVYRNKLQIPLAKRKEATEKWLGHFKKKLETGDGTILDVNKAEIQLLEIKKQFLENASFIVKLNEQLTGLNGGTGIAFNDVAYFDVPVVAAFETLEKEIEAQDYIRKTLEQEKVIAQKQIEVNKALALPKMEVGYHYQGLLGQTYNGIHTGISLPLWESKNRVKLEKAKMSFAETALAGHTNEHYYEIKQLYGRYESLKSILRDYEKINQSVEPIKLLDKALSAGQISVLEYFVELNYYNSTSNSYLEIEKEYYEVVATLLKYQL, encoded by the coding sequence ATGAAAAATAGACTATTGCTATTCTTGGCCCTATTCTTTTTTGGTTTAGGGTATTCTCAATCCAATATGGATGCAGTTTTAGCCGAGATTGCCAAAAATAACAAGACAATACAAGCCAATACGCAGTATTGGAGCGCACAAAAAGTACAGTATCAAACCGGTAATTCTTTATATAACCCAACGGTTGAATATGACTATTTAAAAGGAAGCCCTGCCAATGCCGGAAACCAAACGGATATTGTTGTAACACAATCTTTTGATTTCCCGACTGTTTACGGAAAGAAAAAACAATTGGCCAAGCAACAGATTCTGCAAGCTGATTTATACCTTCAAGCCGCTAATCAAGAATTGCTTTTGGAAGCTAAAATGATTTGTATTGAATTGGTTTACAGGAACAAATTACAAATTCCATTGGCTAAACGAAAAGAGGCCACCGAGAAATGGCTGGGTCATTTTAAAAAGAAATTGGAAACTGGTGACGGAACCATTTTGGATGTCAACAAAGCCGAAATACAATTGCTGGAAATCAAGAAACAGTTTTTAGAAAATGCTTCTTTTATTGTGAAACTCAATGAACAACTCACCGGTTTAAACGGAGGAACTGGTATAGCCTTTAATGATGTCGCTTATTTTGATGTTCCTGTGGTTGCTGCTTTTGAAACTTTGGAAAAAGAAATAGAAGCACAAGATTACATTAGAAAAACCTTAGAACAAGAAAAAGTAATTGCTCAAAAACAAATTGAAGTAAATAAAGCATTAGCCTTACCAAAAATGGAAGTTGGGTATCATTATCAAGGCCTTTTAGGACAAACTTATAACGGTATTCACACCGGAATTTCTTTACCACTTTGGGAAAGTAAAAACAGGGTGAAACTTGAAAAAGCTAAAATGTCCTTTGCTGAAACTGCTCTGGCTGGTCATACGAATGAGCATTATTACGAAATCAAACAGCTTTATGGCCGCTATGAAAGTCTGAAAAGCATATTGAGAGACTATGAAAAAATAAACCAATCGGTTGAACCCATTAAACTTTTGGATAAAGCATTGTCGGCAGGGCAAATTTCGGTTTTGGAATATTTTGTGGAATTGAACTATTATAACAGTACTTCTAACTCCTATTTGGAGATTGAAAAAGAGTATTATGAAGTTGTGGCTACTTTATTGAAGTATCAATTGTAG
- a CDS encoding four helix bundle protein, whose translation MELYKQLLKQKEYVVSKQLLRSGTSIGANVQEATAAISKKDFTAKMSISSKEARETKYWLQLLDRSKLVDLDYSKLIDDVDQLINILTAIVKSSQNNDL comes from the coding sequence ATTGAGTTATACAAACAGTTGCTGAAACAGAAAGAATATGTTGTGTCAAAGCAATTATTGCGAAGTGGTACAAGTATTGGCGCAAATGTTCAGGAAGCAACTGCTGCAATATCTAAAAAAGATTTTACAGCAAAAATGTCAATCTCATCAAAAGAAGCAAGAGAAACAAAATATTGGTTACAATTGCTTGATAGAAGTAAATTAGTAGATTTAGACTATTCAAAATTAATTGATGATGTTGATCAACTCATCAATATTCTTACAGCAATAGTCAAATCGTCTCAGAATAATGATTTATAA
- a CDS encoding GNAT family N-acetyltransferase, producing MENITILGVTLNDIEQLQTIGRETFLETFSSSNTKEDMAKYLADSFSIEKLTEELNNEHSEFYFADVDDKVVGYLKLNLGSSQSEIQDSISLEIERIYVLQQYHGKKVGQVLYEKAMLVAKDKKVNYVWLGVWEENPRAIRFYQKNGFVEFDKHIFRLGDDEQTDIMMKKFL from the coding sequence ATGGAAAATATAACGATACTAGGCGTAACATTAAACGATATTGAACAATTACAGACAATTGGCAGGGAAACATTTTTAGAGACATTTTCTTCTAGCAATACCAAAGAAGATATGGCAAAGTATCTAGCGGATAGTTTTTCTATCGAAAAGCTAACCGAAGAACTGAATAATGAGCATTCCGAATTTTACTTTGCGGACGTTGATGATAAAGTGGTAGGTTATCTGAAACTAAACTTGGGTAGTTCCCAATCAGAGATACAAGACAGCATTAGCCTTGAAATAGAAAGGATTTATGTATTACAGCAATACCACGGAAAAAAGGTTGGACAGGTGCTGTACGAGAAAGCAATGCTGGTGGCAAAAGATAAAAAAGTGAATTATGTATGGTTGGGAGTTTGGGAAGAAAACCCAAGAGCCATCCGCTTTTATCAGAAAAATGGATTTGTAGAATTTGATAAACACATTTTCAGATTAGGAGATGATGAACAGACCGATATAATGATGAAAAAGTTTTTGTAA
- a CDS encoding MBL fold metallo-hydrolase, translated as MKKVILAVALTLSAALSFGQTNSNTKPTLQLVRNATLLIEYGGKKILVDPMLSPKGAIDSWAGIQKNPTVDLKMPVNEIVKDVDLVLVTHTHDDHFDKAASKILDKSIALMHQPADKEFFQKEGFTSAAVLEGNVLWNEINIHRVEGQHGTGEVLEMMGKTSGFVLKAKNQPTVYIVGDAIWTEDIKKTIKKFKPDYIIVNSGGAQMQGFENVPIIMDEAQTMALINESGKAKVIAVHMDALDHCRTTRSSLSQKAAEFNIGTDKLIIPQDGEVIKLSL; from the coding sequence ATGAAAAAAGTAATTTTAGCAGTAGCGCTTACGCTATCAGCGGCCTTATCATTTGGCCAAACCAATTCGAACACGAAACCGACTCTTCAGTTAGTTAGAAATGCAACATTACTCATAGAGTATGGCGGAAAAAAGATTTTAGTTGATCCAATGCTGTCTCCAAAAGGAGCAATTGATTCTTGGGCTGGAATCCAAAAAAACCCAACAGTTGATCTGAAAATGCCCGTAAATGAAATCGTTAAAGATGTAGATTTGGTCTTAGTGACACATACACATGATGACCACTTTGACAAGGCTGCCAGTAAAATCCTGGATAAATCCATAGCACTAATGCATCAGCCCGCAGATAAGGAATTCTTCCAAAAGGAAGGTTTTACAAGTGCAGCCGTTTTAGAGGGCAATGTGCTATGGAATGAGATAAACATTCATCGAGTAGAAGGGCAGCATGGCACTGGCGAGGTATTGGAAATGATGGGTAAAACATCTGGATTTGTATTAAAAGCAAAGAATCAACCGACGGTTTATATCGTTGGAGATGCGATCTGGACAGAAGATATTAAAAAGACTATTAAAAAATTCAAACCTGATTATATCATTGTAAATTCTGGAGGAGCACAGATGCAAGGATTTGAAAATGTACCAATTATTATGGATGAAGCCCAAACAATGGCTTTAATAAATGAGAGCGGAAAAGCAAAAGTTATAGCAGTTCATATGGATGCGTTGGATCATTGCCGAACAACAAGGAGCTCTTTAAGCCAGAAAGCTGCCGAATTCAATATCGGGACAGACAAATTGATCATTCCTCAGGATGGAGAAGTAATCAAACTTTCTCTTTAA
- a CDS encoding GNAT family N-acetyltransferase produces the protein MEFNIQPILETEKVILYPLQEEDFEVLYTTASDPKIWEQHPNKDRWRKDIFKTFFDGAIQSKGAFKIVNKVTESVIGSTRIYDYNEQENCIFIGYTFYTVAYWGKGLNRLVKTTMLDYLFQFVSKVYFHIGADNIRSQIAISRLGAEKVAEKEVTYFGEAPKLNFMYEISKEKWEQEI, from the coding sequence ATGGAGTTTAACATTCAACCTATACTAGAAACCGAAAAGGTAATCCTTTATCCTTTACAGGAAGAGGATTTTGAAGTTTTATATACCACAGCTTCCGACCCCAAAATATGGGAACAGCATCCCAACAAAGACCGTTGGAGAAAGGACATATTTAAAACATTCTTTGACGGAGCAATACAAAGTAAAGGTGCTTTTAAAATTGTAAACAAAGTTACAGAAAGCGTTATCGGCAGTACCCGAATTTACGATTATAACGAACAGGAAAACTGCATATTTATCGGCTATACGTTTTATACAGTTGCTTATTGGGGTAAAGGATTAAACCGATTGGTAAAAACCACAATGCTGGACTACCTTTTTCAATTTGTTTCAAAGGTGTATTTCCATATCGGAGCAGATAATATCCGCTCACAGATAGCCATCAGTCGCTTAGGTGCTGAAAAAGTTGCAGAAAAGGAAGTAACTTATTTTGGCGAAGCACCCAAGCTGAATTTTATGTACGAAATCAGTAAAGAAAAATGGGAGCAGGAAATTTAA
- a CDS encoding DMT family transporter codes for MDKKNLYLFLLILGTAFWGVSFTFVKVGVGEGSPFAFLFFKFFVATLCLIAIFFNQLKYITKKTFRISILIGTPLLIGTILQTIGLKYTTVSNAAFITGLDVILIPVLKLFIYKKKVLRKVWFACALALTGLYIIVVKDDLTLNVGDFWILACALAFALYVLQVGKYSNEERPMPSVILLMLFCTVGCFVFALFDTNTVWLPDTNGFWTAVLFAALPATAYMYAIQNAGQRYLGEEKIALTYLFEPVFATVAGIVILKEALSTEIIIGGIFIISAMIISEVNFKKLRSRMFSQRTL; via the coding sequence ATGGACAAAAAAAACTTATATTTATTTCTGTTAATTTTAGGCACTGCTTTTTGGGGTGTCTCCTTTACTTTTGTAAAAGTCGGAGTAGGCGAAGGTTCTCCATTTGCATTTTTATTCTTCAAGTTTTTCGTAGCCACGTTGTGCTTGATCGCAATTTTTTTTAATCAATTAAAGTATATCACGAAGAAAACTTTTCGGATTAGTATTCTTATTGGAACTCCTTTATTGATAGGGACAATTCTGCAAACTATTGGATTAAAATATACCACAGTTTCCAATGCAGCCTTTATAACGGGTTTAGATGTTATCTTAATTCCAGTTTTGAAGTTGTTTATTTACAAAAAGAAAGTCTTGCGCAAAGTTTGGTTTGCTTGCGCTTTGGCGTTGACAGGATTATACATCATCGTTGTAAAAGACGATTTGACCTTAAACGTTGGTGATTTCTGGATTTTGGCGTGTGCCTTAGCTTTTGCTTTATATGTTTTGCAGGTGGGGAAATATTCTAACGAGGAAAGACCGATGCCAAGTGTGATCTTGTTGATGCTGTTCTGTACGGTCGGATGCTTTGTTTTTGCCTTATTTGACACCAATACTGTTTGGCTGCCCGATACAAATGGCTTCTGGACGGCAGTGCTTTTCGCAGCGTTACCCGCAACAGCTTATATGTATGCAATTCAAAATGCAGGACAAAGATATTTAGGGGAAGAAAAAATAGCCTTAACTTACTTATTTGAACCTGTTTTCGCCACAGTCGCTGGCATAGTAATTCTGAAAGAAGCATTATCCACAGAGATAATCATCGGCGGTATATTTATTATCTCCGCGATGATTATTTCCGAAGTGAATTTTAAGAAGTTGAGGTCGAGGATGTTTAGTCAGCGTACGCTATAA
- a CDS encoding AAA family ATPase, with protein MNVFDLTINDKEQVSLNDVFLDKANKEKFGQLIKEHQYIEELTQYGLPVNNKILLHGSSGCGKTMTAKAIARALGKNILILNLSNVVCSRIGETSQNIKQVFDKAGREKAVLFLDEFDQIGKARGNDNKDVGEMRRLVNTLIQLIDYYPEKALLLCATNHPEIIDTALLRRFQLLINFEMPTPQILDEYYNKLLSRFPAELQNIERKYNISFEEAKDHTFTSIKSVLIKELEEKQKNAEV; from the coding sequence ATGAACGTATTTGACCTTACTATAAACGACAAAGAACAGGTGTCATTAAACGATGTATTTCTTGATAAAGCCAACAAAGAGAAGTTTGGACAACTCATCAAGGAACATCAATATATTGAAGAATTGACCCAATACGGACTGCCTGTAAATAACAAAATATTGCTTCACGGCAGTTCGGGCTGTGGCAAGACGATGACCGCCAAAGCCATAGCACGGGCATTGGGTAAAAATATCCTGATACTCAATTTGAGCAATGTGGTTTGTTCACGCATTGGCGAAACATCGCAGAATATCAAACAGGTATTTGATAAAGCAGGCAGGGAAAAAGCCGTTTTGTTTTTAGATGAATTTGACCAGATAGGAAAAGCGAGGGGCAACGATAATAAAGACGTAGGCGAAATGCGGAGGTTGGTCAATACACTCATTCAGTTGATAGACTATTATCCTGAAAAAGCATTATTGTTATGTGCGACCAACCATCCCGAAATTATTGATACAGCTTTATTAAGGCGGTTTCAGTTGCTGATAAACTTTGAAATGCCTACACCCCAAATTTTAGACGAGTATTACAACAAGCTATTATCTCGATTTCCTGCGGAGTTACAGAACATAGAACGCAAATACAACATTTCATTTGAAGAAGCCAAAGACCATACGTTTACATCGATAAAATCGGTACTGATAAAAGAACTGGAAGAAAAACAAAAAAATGCCGAAGTATAA